A genomic segment from Triticum dicoccoides isolate Atlit2015 ecotype Zavitan chromosome 1A, WEW_v2.0, whole genome shotgun sequence encodes:
- the LOC119272462 gene encoding uncharacterized protein LOC119272462 → MGNCKSSSRALLGKAHVVPDPEWRIRDFGKTHVPDFEWRIDDFSSLLKTGSKRATSGPFHCSGYNWDLQVSLMHKEAGSVTPYVALRLASSTLSLVPAHTVHAVFELSICNHSKGMYYGCKASYNFDFKNFYSKEHCLIPLKKLLKSSAFLVDDGCVFAVEILKIDVCSPEKKAVVVQKKATTVQNLFVQEKGFVKGTYTWNMNNFLELDLDHCVRSPTFEVGGHKWCISMYPRGDLYSTDCLSLYLSLDASNELHLESKKVAVMTLSILNQKNGKHLTKTSGLFICDGGWGWPNFLALKKLKKGYVVGSSCIVKADLTIVGLSNDG, encoded by the exons ATGGGCAACTGCAAGAGTTCAT CTCGTGCACTCCTAGGAAAGGCCCATGTTGTTCCGGATCCAGAATGGAGGATTCGGGACTTCGGAAAGACCCATGTTCCAGATTTCGAATGGAGGATTGATGACTTCTCATCACTGCTTAAGACTGGATCTAAGAGAGCAACATCTGGCCCTTTTCACTGCTCTGGTTATAACTG GGACCTGCAAGTGAGTCTAATGCATAAAGAAGCTGGTTCTGTAACTCCATATGTTGCCCTTCGTCTTGCGTCATCCACACTAAGCTTGGTGCCAGCTCACACAGTGCATGCGGTGTTTGAGTTGTCAATATGCAACCATTCAAAAGGAATGTACTATGGATGCAAAG CTAGCTACAACTTTGATTTCAAGAATTTCTACTCGAAGGAGCATTGCTTGATTCCTCTTAAGAAGCTGCTGAAATCATCTGCTTTTCTAGTTGATGATGGTTGTGTCTTTGCTGTGGAGATATTAAAAATTGATGTCTGCTCTCCTGAAAAGAAGGCTGTTGTGGTTCAGAAGAAGGCTACCACAGTTCAGAACCTCTTTGTCCAGGAGAAGGGGTTCGTCAAAGGGACATACACCTGGAACATGAACAATTTCCTTGAACTGGACTTGGATCACTGTGTCCGTTCTCCTACATTTGAAGTTGGCGGGCATAAATG GTGCATCAGCATGTACCCGCGTGGTGACTTGTACAGCACTGATTGCCTCAGCTTGTACTTATCCCTGGATGCCTCGAATGAGCTCCATCTCGAGTCCAAGAAGGTGGCTGTAATGACTCTGTCCATCCTGAACCAAAAGAATGGGAAACACTTGACTAaaacttcag GTCTCTTCATATGTGATGGCGGATGGGGTTGGCCTAACTTTCTTGCTCTCAAGAAACTCAAGAAAGGCTATGTTGTAGGGTCGAGCTGCATTGTGAAGGCAGATCTCACTATCGTTGGTTTATCCAATGATGGCTAG